The genomic DNA CATATTATGACGCAGCAGTTCATCTTCCTGCATAAACGCCAGCAGCGTCTGGCGAATCAGCTGGTAGCTCGATTGACCGACGTAACTGGCGGGCTGGCGGAACAGTTCGGTGGCCATAAAGCCCTGCACACAGGCGACGCTCTTCCACAGCTGTTTTTCATCGAACAGGGTCAGCGCCTGCTGACGAGGGATTATCTCGTAGCGCACCGTATTGCGTGTTTTCAGGTAGATCTGTGGCTGTCGGGTGGTTTCCGTCAGGGCAAAACCCAGTACAAACGGAGCGTACAGGTGGGCAACCAGCAGATGGTCGCTTTCACGGAAAATGCCGACGATCCCTTCATGAAGCACACAGACCACCGGCTCCGGAATATGGCGCAGTGAGATGAGCTGCCGCGGTCTGGCGGTGCGAATGTTTTCCGGGGAGGACAACGCGTCGGTCAGCGTCTGAATATGGTCAGAGGGCTTCATGCATTAACCAAACAAATACGAATGTATGTGATTATAAAGGAGGTTGATGCTTTTGCCAGAGGAAATAAAAACAAGGGCAGCAGGTGTTTTTTTCGACATTGTTAACCAGAAAACAGAATTATCCTGGAGAAGTGCTTTTCTTTTATTCAGTAAGCAGGTATGCTTTCTCCATAATTTCTTTAAAATCATCCAGATAAAATACTTTTTTTCCATTCTTCATCATTATTCCTTATTTCCTCCATAATTGGTGAAAAGTTGTTTTTTACCCTTTCATTGTTTTACGCACACTCTGACTAATTGACGTTAAAGGTCGTAAAGTTAATCACGTCAACACGGCAACGCGCCGTCAGAATAACTGAAAGTAAGGAATAACCTATGAAGAAGATGATTGCTCTGTTTGTTGCCTCTACACTGGCTCTGGGTGCGGCTAACCTGGCACACGCCGCTGATACCACTACCGCTCCGGCCACGCAGCCGGACGGCAAAATGATGATGCACCATAAAGGCAAGCCAGGCATGCATCATGACATGATGTTCCAGGGGCTGAACCTGACCGATGCGCAGAAACAGCAGATCCGCGACATCATGAAAAGCCAGCGCGACAACATGAAACGTCCGTCCCTCGACGAACGTCGTGAAATGCATAACCTGATCGCCAGCGACAGCTTCGATAAAGCCAAAGCGGAAGCGCAGATCAACAAGATGGCAGAGCAACACAAAGCGATGATGCTCTCCCGCATGGAAACGCAGAACAAAATCTACAACATTCTGACTCCGGATCAGAAAAAGACCTTTAATGCCAATTTTGAGAA from Trabulsiella odontotermitis includes the following:
- the spy gene encoding ATP-independent periplasmic protein-refolding chaperone Spy; the protein is MKKMIALFVASTLALGAANLAHAADTTTAPATQPDGKMMMHHKGKPGMHHDMMFQGLNLTDAQKQQIRDIMKSQRDNMKRPSLDERREMHNLIASDSFDKAKAEAQINKMAEQHKAMMLSRMETQNKIYNILTPDQKKTFNANFEKRLTERRAPDGKMPVPAE
- a CDS encoding helix-turn-helix domain-containing protein, which gives rise to MKPSDHIQTLTDALSSPENIRTARPRQLISLRHIPEPVVCVLHEGIVGIFRESDHLLVAHLYAPFVLGFALTETTRQPQIYLKTRNTVRYEIIPRQQALTLFDEKQLWKSVACVQGFMATELFRQPASYVGQSSYQLIRQTLLAFMQEDELLRHNMTALEYLQERTLLSRSGIQRILSELKKGDYIALENGKLLGVHRLPERF